CTGTGCTTTGCTACTGTTTCAGGATGTTAGATCATTAAACCACATAACAGGCAGTACATACAGTTCCTGGTGCTGAATTACTGGCTAGGATTTGAAataatttagcaaaaaaaaaaaagtaaaatattattagTATTATCTTGGATTAATTAATTGTGTATTGGCTAAAATGTGGGGAAAGATAATACAAGTGTACCGAGCTAAGAAATGTAATTATCACTTTGGTTTTCTTATATATGGTGATCTTAGGAAAGTCCTTAAAAATCAGATAGGAAGAAAATGACAGTTTTCTACAATACCTTTGACAATACTACAATACTATTTGACATTGCagtcttcttcttcttcctgatTAGCATGTAGTCTATTAGTCAATagagaacaaaaaaagagatgtcTACTGGCCAATAATATTTGACACCTTTTCAAGAAGGGTGGCTAATAAATCTAAGTCATGATTGAACTCTAAAAAGCCCATCACAATAGGACATTCACAGAGtaatcaaaaatgaaaagataatttcatcatgaaattatttgtagtaaaatataaattaatctCTACATGTATTTGATTCCTCCTGTATGCCAGCTTTATAAAATACACAACAGGCTGGAACAACAATAAACTCATGTTTGGAAATCTACTCCTTCAAAATATTACCCAGTCTAGGGTAGAAATGGTCTAAATACCTGCTCTACTCACCTAGAAGCAATAGTACAGCTGAGGAAGTACCAAGGGCTGAAATACTGTGGTCCATTGGGAAATTAGCTGAGTTGCTCACTATTATGTAATTGCTGTTATTTAACTGGCATTTTTACAGTGTCAGCAAAATAGCCATGCAACACTACCCTAATTCAAACATAAAATGGCAAAAACCCTTCTGGTCTTGCAAATGAGGTTATGAAAAGTTAAATTTCAACTCATGTTGAACGTGCATGGAGTTTTTGGAGCCCATAACCTACTATCACAGCtcttctccagagctgcagaagtGCATGATGAACTTCCTCTCCAAGTGTCTGGCAACTTTGAAACTCTCAAAGGAGTTAGATGATAAAAATGGTTCTTCTACTTTTTTGTCATCTAAAATATGAAAGATTTGGAGTTGCCTTTAATTCTCCAGTCAGTTATTTTCTAGTAATTGCCTGGCACTGTGAATTCTTACCCATTCTAATCCTCATTCCTCTACACTAAGCATCTTCTATTCTTTTTAGAATGTTGTTAGACATTTTAGACAACAACCAAAAAGTAACCTGTCTCTTCATGCCTACACCCTAATTTCCACTGGGATTGCCCTTAGCATAAAAACAtcatttcctgtttttcaaataACTGATCTGTGCTCATGATCAAGAGATTGCTATTGCAGCAGGAAGGTCACTGGTGTCCTTTTGTGCAGAATGCTCCTGCTTcaacagaggaggagaaagagaagaagctgctcccaggagctaAGAAGCTTCCAGGTCCTGCTGTCAACTTGTCAGAGATTCAGAACATAAAGAGTGAGCTGAAATATGTCCCCAAAGCTGAACAGTAGCTGGAAGAAGCAGGTGAGTAGGAGAGAGCTTGTCTGCATGGCTCTAGGAGGAGCAGGCTGATCCAGAAACCTCTCTAAGTAAAAACATGGCTTTTCAATTACTTCAATGGACCTGGAGTCACAGCTCataattcaaagaaaaaacattagAGGTCATAATTGGGATTTGCTGTTACTTCAAACATAGATCGTGTTGGAGACTGTATGCAATGATATATGACATCCATCAACCAGCCTGAAGTAGTCTATTCAGCATACTGAGAATTTGGTGTGTTTGGAACATTGAAGCCACCTTAAAAAGAGCATATTGCTTCATAAGCACAAGTTCcagttttgcaaaatattgAACTTGTATTTTTACAATATAACCACAAATGAATGTTTTACAATGCAAATAAATTTATTGCAGTGATGGACAAGTAggtcaatatttttaaaaatctcctttgGAATATTAGTTATTTGATATTAAATTATGTATGTAATTCAAAATTTACATACTAATGGTTCCATGTATTTGATCACACAAACATACCCAATGCTATTTGTGTCACTCCAGGACTTGCTGTagtccagcacaggaaggacaaggagctgttggagcaaatccagaggagAGTCACAAAGGtgaagggagggcaggagcatCTCTAGGAAAGACAGACTGAGTGAGgttgttctgcctggagaagaagaggctCTGGACAGATCTCACTGTAGCTTTTCAGTACTCAAAGAGGGCTTTTAGAAAAGATGGGGACAGAATTTCTAGTAGGTCTTCTTGTCATAGGATAATGAGTAATGGTTGAGGATGTTGGATTCagactagatataaggaagaagttttttacagtGAAGGTGATGAAacactggaccaggttgcccagagaggtgataaatgccccatccctgtaaACATTGAaaggctggatgaggctctgagcagtcttcctggtctagtggaagatgaTCCTGCTTATTGCAgaggggttggactagatgacctttaaagaccccttccagcccaaaccactctatgatcattttatttaaaacaaaatattcagcaCTTCAGTGCCAACTTCAGAATAATTTATATCTGATTTCAAACAAGACCCATAAACATTTGTTGTTCTACATTCTAAAACTTATAGAAATTAATGATAATTTCTGT
This sequence is a window from Vidua chalybeata isolate OUT-0048 chromosome 2, bVidCha1 merged haplotype, whole genome shotgun sequence. Protein-coding genes within it:
- the SMPX gene encoding small muscular protein, with the translated sequence MSKQPASHVKAIQANINIPMGAFRPGAGHPHKRKEFTPEEVEGNAPASTEEEKEKKLLPGAKKLPGPAVNLSEIQNIKSELKYVPKAEQ